A window of Pullulanibacillus sp. KACC 23026 genomic DNA:
TCAAACCAATATTCATTAATTAAAGGTAGAAGCTCATATTCTACTAATTCCTGCAGCCACGCATCAGTTACACTCTCATTCGTGGAAAAATAACTGTGCCCTACTTGAAACCCTTTTCCAAGAGAGTCATCCATGGCGATCGCTTGATTCATTTCCTCAGTCGTTTTTATTAATACATTAAACTTGGTATTTGATTTCGAAGTTTGATAAGCTTTAAAGCCTTGACTTTGAAAGGCTGGTTCAAATTCAAAAAAGGCAAACCGGCGTCTCAACGCGTAATCCATCATGGCTAAACTGCGGTCCGCTGTATTCATCATCCCAATGATGTACACATTTTCGGGAACAGAAAACTGCTCATTTTCATACATTAGCCTTAATTCTATACCGCGCTTATCTGATTCAATAAGCATTAGCAATTCACCAAAATTTTACTCGGGTTTCCAAGATTCATTTCACTAATATGAAGAAATACGGCCTTTCATCCGGCTCAGCATCTTTACAAAACTCATAACAAGGGCCTTTTGAAAGTGAAAAGCCATTTTCATTTGGCCGATACCCCATTATGAAATCTTCGTAGCTATAGCTTTGGTGGAATTGAATGAATTTGATGCGACTTTCATCTTTCTCTCCCATGACGGAATAAGCTAAACGCTCTGCCGCAAAGGTTTTTCCAACACCAGGTGCCCCTTGTATAATAAGGTTCTTCTTTTTAAACAGAAGGTTTTTAAGAGTTTGATAGTCTTCTCTGGACATATAAACATCATAAAAGAAATCACGTTCTGTATACGGTGTAATTGGCTGAACTTGTTCGTCCTGAGGTGCCTCGTCAACAGCGATCATTTTTTCAATTTCTTTACAGTAATTCGTGTAAGGAGTTACATCCGTTAAAGTTTTTAACGGCAGCTCGTCCTCCTCCCAATCTCCTTTATGCGTCTAATTGACTTTTCTTATATTCTTGTAATTTTCCCTAATAGAATCATAAATATAATCAGAGATCACCACACCTCGACCAATAATGGCTTTTATCCCTTTTTTCGCATAGACGATATCCCCAATATTCATTTCATTAACAAATTGCCAAGTCGCGTGCCCATCATTTTTATAAGTTGATCCATCTCCATAAACCTCTTTCATTTTGTTTCTCATTTCCGTGTAAGCTGATAAATCCTCTAGTGCATCCCAACCGATACCCATTATACCTGCACTAAAAAATTCATCCCACTTACTCGATCCTTCACCAGGTACATAGACCCATTAACGTTTTTTGGATGAGCTAGTGGATTGATTTGCAAAAGACGATGGTTCTGATTCAACTGATTGTTGAGTGTGATTAGCCGTTAGACTCTCCCCTGAAATTGGTTCTCGTTGTTCTAAAAATCTCAGGTACAGTTTCATCCCATTTGAATATGCATTTTTTCCCGCAGCTTTATCAACTTCCTTGAAATTAGGCACTCTTTTAATGAGATCATAAGCTTTCGCAAAATTCGCATAAGCGGTGTAGTAGAATAGATCAGTATGTTCAATTTCATTTAAATTCAATTTACTTGTACTATTCTTCAATGCATTTGTATAAGCCATGATCGTTTCCGGTTTTTAAAGATCACCTGTTGATTTCCTTTGACGCTGCATCCACTGTTGAAACTTATTTCTTAAGTAACTTTCTGTTTCATAGAGGCTAGATAGGCATTGGCTCGCTCCTTCGCTGTCCCAAATCCCTTTTTAGATAAATAGTCTTGAATTTTATCACACGCTTCAAGCATGGTTTTATCATTTTCATAACAAGACCAAAAATCCATCCCAATGTCTTTATTATAGGCAAAAAATGCATCCGAGTAATGCTATGAAATAGTACTGCTGCTCCAGTCAGGATGGGTTCGATATAAATATTCCTTATATTCTTCATGAAGCTTCACCACTTGCTGGTCCGTTAATTCCTGGTCATTTTAATACAATCTCCTTTGTCATAGATGATTACACATAAGCTAACAATAGAATCAATTTTTTTATCCGTTCTATTTCAAGTAATTTTTTATACACATTTTTTAAAATTAAATTGAAAGTCCTAACTTCTATCCTTTAAATATTTTTCAAGCCCTTTATCACAACAGTACACATAACAACCCCTCATCCCTCTTGTCATGAGTGTCTTATAAGTGTTTTTAACGAGGTCAACAAGTGGATCTGCTTGTCCTTTTTTTGGCTTGGCGGGTCTAGCACCTTTGTCCTTAAATTCTTCTCTACGAACAACAAGTGACTGTTTTTCTAAATCATAGCCGAGGTCTTTTCCAATAATGACACCCACATAATCCATTTCTAGTCCTTGTACCGTATGGATACAGCCTACTTGGTAAGCACAATCCGGGTGAATGGCCCAGTCAATCCGGTTTGGATCATTCCAAGGAAGCTCAAAATTATAGTCTTCAATAACAACATCGTTTGGAAGTTCGCCGTTTACCAATGTTTTATTCCAATCCCATGCATAGCCTGCCAAAAGCCGGCCGCCATGCTGATCGACTATTTCTTTTTTTAACTCATTTGGATTAGAAACCACTTTAAAGTCAAAATCACCTTCTAGTAAAGGCTCGTTTCCGCTTTCATTAAATAAACTATCTAACCACGCGATGTAGTTCCCTGATCCAGAGCACCGATATTGTGACTCAAGCTCCATCTCATGGATCTCCGCACCAAAACGCTTAGCCTCTTCTTTAATGAGATCAACACTCCCAATATCCTTTTTGGAGATCTTTTGAAAGTCATCAATGAAAAAGACGCTGACCTTAGATGATCGAATGATTTGAGTGGCCTGATTTTCACCAGGGATTTTCTTTTTCATATGGCCATGTTCTTTTAATCGATGAGCCTCGTCACAAATCAGCACATCGAAATAATTTTCAGGTGCCTCAACATATGCTGCAGACCCTTTAAACAACTCTCTGACCTCAATATGTCCAGAACGACCAATTAACTTTTTGCGCAGCACTTCTCGAAACGCTTGATTTGGCGTAATATACTCAACATAATCACTAGACTTTAACAGGTAGCCCATTAAATTGATTCCAATGACAGACTTCCCAGTACCGGGACCACCTTTTATTAGAATCACATGCTTTTGATCCGTTCCGGTTTTAATATCATTGTATTTACTTATAACTTTTTCATAAGCCACTTTCTGTTCATCAAGAAGGACAAATTCCTCGTTCCCCTCAATAAGTGAGCTAACTGTTTCTACAAGCTTTTTAGACGGCTTTATTTTCCCATTTTCAATGGTTTCTGCAATCTCTTTTCCATTTCCTCTTTCAACTAATACACCTAAATTCTTCGCTAAATCACGATCATTAAATTGGAAATAGAGCGGTGAATCTTGAATATAATCGCTGTAACGCGGGTCTAGTAAGGGCTCCTCTATTCGATCTTGAATATAATTGTGTAAATACGCACATGAATGCAGACTTATAGTAGAATCGTTGTAAAGAGACTCATTAAAATTAAGCAAATAACGTTTATAAGACGAAGCCTGGTAGGATGGATGAACGGTTTCACGCTCTCTTTTCCCTAAAAATGTCCTCACGATTCCATTGCCCTCAGAGACCTTTGCCTTTTGCCATTGTTTGAGTTCAATGATCACCGCGTTTTTTCTTCCCTGTCCGTCTTGTCCGGTTATCAGAAAATCAATTCGCTTTTCCGATGATGGCAGTTTATATTCAAGTAACACATGTGTATCCTCTTTTAGAGACGCATCACGCAGCACCTTCGCCATTTGTGGCAATGAATTCTCCCACGACCTCAATTCATTTTGGGAGACCACCTTATTCATCTTGGCTAGTACATTTTCTTTTAGTACATAGCCAATCTTATTTTCATAGATATGATTCAGAAATTTTGAAGAGGTTTCATTATATATGATCATTTACGGTTCCTCCTACTCAGCAGGATATTTCACAGCATTTTTCTTGAGCTTTTGAAGCACTTCCTCTTCCAAATCAATCTCAAGTACATCTGCCATCTGGATCAAGTAGATTAAAATATCCGCCATTTCTTCCTTAATATTTTGTTTAGATTCTTTAACGGCTTCCTCACTGCTTCTCCACTGAAAGTTTTCCAGCAGTTCATTGGATTCTAAAGAGATCGAGATTGCCAAATCCTTTCCATTGTGATAAGGTTTCCAACCTCTTTCATCCCGAAATTCAATTATTTTTTCATAAATTTCTCTCATCCTGAAATCCCCAATCTATTTTGATCATCCATTATCGATATTTTCGATATTAACAATATTTTACACCTCATCTCACTACCATGTCACCAATCCATAGCGATATATTAGAAAAGCCCTAAAAAATACGAATATAGTCATCAGAATTTCTAATCAATCTTCGTCTAACTAAGAGCCTCGCTTTAATATGTTATAATCTCTGATAGCTTTAAAATTTAGCTGATATCTAGATTTCAGCGAATCCTAATTAAGGAGAGTATGACGAATGGGCAAGAAAAGAAGGAACAAAAAAAACTGAAGAAAACAGCAGAAGAAAAAGAGGATTTTGATACTTGTTCCTTTTATTGCAAGACCTGTGACCACAAATTCGAATTAGAATGGGAAATCATTTTTGAAATACAAGAATGCACTCATGGATATGTGGGCTATCATCTTAATGATGTGTTCATTAATTGCCCAAAATGTGATCGAATTGTGACTGAGGAACCCGATGAAGAAGATGACTTCCTTCTAAATGTTTAGAAAAACAGCAAAGCAAATTGCAACGAGATGAAAGTGAGTTACCATTTTTAACTTGTTAAGAGAGAATAAATAATAACCAAGCGCTGGTACGCTCGGTCGTTTACAACTAACCTACCGTGTTTAACGGTTGATCATGTTTTATATCTTTGAAAGATGTTCATTGCCGTCAAGCATCGGTGGCTGTTTCTTTTTGCTATGGCGACGACCTCAATTCGCCCTTTTCTCGATAAACCTGCACTTAGGATAGTTACTGCATCCTAAAAATTCCCCATATTTCCCTTTCCGTTTTACAAGTTGTCCCCCGCATTTTGGGCATTGTCTGGCTTGGATTTTTGCCTTAATTTCTTGTTGTTTTGTTTTAATGGTTCTTACGTGATCCTTTTTAGCTTTTCTATCATTTGAAATGGCTGCAGACTTGATCATTTCAGCTAATTGTTGGATTTCAAATGACGAATTCGTAGCCTGCTGATAAGAGAAGATGGTTTTTAAAAGCTGAGAGCTATAGATCACTTTAACATCAGAGGATTGGACCTCAATATTTTTGAGAGTGGCTCGATCGCTAAAGCAGATAATCGAGTGAAAGTCCCCTTCATAAACACCACTTAAAATCGTTTCTAGAGCTTTAATATGTCCATAATTTTGGTGGATGGGATTATAGAAGCGTTCTTTTCTTTTATAAATCACTTGGGTCCATTGACGATCTTTCTCTTTCCCAATAATCCAGCCTTTATAATTCTTTGTCTCAATCACAAAAATCCCATATTTGGATAAGACAATATGGTCGACCTGCGTCGTTTTGCCTTGATTGGGCAGCATGACATCATTAAGTACCAGATAATCCTGTTCAGGGAGTTTTTTTAAAGCACGCCTGACCCCCGCTTCGCCAAGAAAACCTTTTACAGCGGGAAGCCTTAGAACTGCAACGAACACAATTAATAGAATAAAAAATAGCAATCAGTCACTTCCTCTCAAATTTAAAAAACGGTCACAAACATAAAATCTAACAAATACAGGCTCAGTTATCAATAGATTTATTATCTCCTTAACTTCCATAAATTGTAAAGATCATTTCCGAATTTTGTCGAAAATGAACGGTTAATTCTATTAAGGCTTGTCCGAAGCAGTAACATGAATTTTGGCATTCATTTTGCTAGAAAAATAAATGAAGCGCTCCTTCGTTATTGAAGAAGCGCTAGCGATTGCCTATTGTTCAATCATCCGTATACGTCGGATGATTGTGTCTTCTACATCCGAATAAATAACAGCCAGTTTCAATTGGTGGTTCATAGTCTAGCTCTGGCCTGACCCCAGATTTGATTCTATCGACATGGGTCTTGATAAAATCGATATCCTGTTGGATTTCGTCCATATACTCGAGCCGTCTTCCTGGCTCCCAATTGTCATCATCATCCTGTAACGCTTCCTGAAACTCTTCTTTTTTATGACGGATCAAATCATCTGACACGTTTTCGAGATTCCGTGTGCCCTCGGATTTCCACAAGGCATAAAAATAGGGAGGGAACCACTCGACTGCATAATGGTTAAGATTTAACTTAGAATAAATTTCAGCAAACCGCTTATAATCATCTAACATATAAAAGATATAAGCGATCTCGTCCTCTATGTTTTCAATACTGTCATCTTTCAATTCTTGATTGTACAGAAGCAGTTGGTTCGCTGTGTCACGTGCATTTTCGTAAAACCCGAGTTTAGCCAAACACACGCCATACGACAATAAAGGCGACAGGCTATCCCCTCTATTCCTTTTCAAATGAGCCTTTTTAAAGCAATCGGCCGCTTCACTCCATCTATGCTGATTATAATAGCAAACACCTAAATTATTTAAGTTGGGCTGGATCGGCTTTAATGAAACAGCTTGTAACAAAACAGCAGTGGCTTTGTCGAACTGTTTCTCTGTGATATAAATCTGCCCTAATAACGAGTACGGAAAATGGGAGCGAGGCTTCCGTTGAATGACGCTTTCTAACAACTGGATCGCTTCTTGTTCTTTGATTTCCCATGCCCCATCACCTGTTGGCACGCCCTCATTGTAATAAAAATATGCCAAGTTTGTAAGCGACTGAGTAGACGGCTTGAGCTGAGCAGCCTTCTGAAATTGCTCCAAAGCCGCTTCGTATTGACGAGACTCCATCGAGGCAATCGCCAACTCATTGATTAAATCTGAAACGCGGGGACGGTTCTTCCGTTTCATCGTCTGTTTCACCCTCCTTCGCAATCCGATCAACTAATTCCAATAGATCTGGGACGCTTTTTCTATATTCCATATAACCATCTTCCAGCTCATTCTGCCAAGATACACCATTCGCATGCAACAGCTTCAAGTAATCTGTCAAGCTAACACCCGTTAAGAAAGCCGCGCGCTCCATGCTAATTTTTCTTGTTACAAATAGCGTCATCGCAAGGGCTGACTGAAGCATTTGCTTCGTTGATTGATTCAAAAAGATGGAGTGAAGTATTTCCTCCATGCCGTCAGGATAAATAAACCGAATCTCCTTGACTCTTCTCTCTTCTTCTTCTTCCATCTCTTCCCATTCTTCGTGGGTAATCCCAAATGGAACCCCTGAATCGGTATAACCCGCTATAAAAGAAAAAGTATCGTCGGAATCGAACAGATCTTCCTCATCTCTATATAATTTCTGACATTCTTTGCAAAGATTCTGCTTTCGACCCTTTGCATTGAATTTTTCATTGGGCCTATTCTCACCGCAACCCTTGCAATAATGTCCTCGTTTTCTCTTCTTTCTTGCCAATTCAAACACACTCCAGGTTAGGGGGACTGTCCCCCTTTTGTCTCATCCCTAGCTCACTGAATCCGCGAAACCTTGATATTTAAGGTATTTCGGCTTTTTAGCTCTGTCCCCACTCACTTTAATGCATTGAAGTGAAATCCCTGCCAGTAAAATTTGATGGCAGGGATTTTTCTTTTTACAATTCATCCAAGCTAAACAAATCATAGTCTTCTTCAAAGGTTCTGCCGCCATGCTGTAAGATTTCTGTCACCACTTCGCCTTGTCGATTGGGTTGAAGTTCAAGCTTCCAATAGACAGGGAAACGGCGGCTGACGTCTAATTTTATTAACTCTGGCGGAGCGAGAACAATCCATTGAAAGCGAAGGATTTCGGCGATAGAAAAGATCGGGTCAAGGATGTGAGCAGATACCGCTTGTCCAAATGGATTGTCCGTGATTAAGACAGACCAATTGGTGTCCTGCTGCTTTCGTTTAAAGGTCATGATCATCATCATAATCATCGTTCGAGCGGCTAATAGCTGGCCGCCGCTGCCTTTTGCCTCAATCTTTGACCCCTTGTTTAACGTTTCCCAGGTTGTATAATGGTGACGTCTTGGTTTTTCATATAAAAAGGCATTGGTGGTTTGAGGCTTATAAATCGATAAGGTTGGATACTGATTTCTTAAACCGACTAAGACGAGCTGACTGTCACTCATATATTTTTTTATCTCAGCATCCGATAAATTTTCAATGAGGGTGCCATCATGAATTAATTTTTCGATCGTCTGAACAAAATGCTCACTTAACAATCGCCTGTAAGATTCCTCTTCCTTAGAGACTAATTCATTCAGTCTGCTTATCTCCACTAACGGAAAATAATGCCCTTCCTTATTTTTCACCTTCATCCGATTGACCATTTGCTTGAGCATCTCCAAAATGGTGACCAAACGATACACCGCTCGATCGACCCATACTTCTTGTGCCTGTTCAGCGGTCTGTTTATCTTGCTTGATTTGCTGCTGCTCCATCTGAATATGACTTAAAACACTTTCAACAATGCTAAGACTTGAGAGAATCGAATCGGATTCCAACTGCGGAATGAGTTGATTCAACTGGGTGCGAAGCGGTCCATCCAATTGATCCGATTGAATGATATTACGTAAATCCTTTAATCGTTCTTTAAAAGTTCTCTCAAAGCCTTGCTTTTCTTCTTTCACTTGTTTATTTTTAGCGACCCATTCTGAGATGACTTGTCGGGCATTCGACTTAAGCTTTTGCCTTAAAGGCTCAGGCGTTTCGCCTAGTTCATAGAGATGACTGATATGTGATTGCAAAAGCTGAATTTGACTTTCGAGCTCCCGCTGTCTTTGTTCTGCTTCTTGAATAAATCCTTCTTGCGTCCTTATATCTTCTGTAAGCTTCGTTAATTTTTCTGCAATTTCATCTCTTTTTTCTTCTAGGTTAAGAGACTCCCAAGGCTCTGCTGCCCGTTGCCACATTTTCAAACTAGTTGTTTCTAAGTTCCCTAATCGTTTGAGGATCTGATTCAATTCACCTTGAATGATCGATTGTGTTTTATCCAATTCGATAATTTGGGTGGATAATTTCTGACTCTTTGATTGGGTGTCTTGGAGCTGATCCTTTAAAATGGCCATTGGTAAATTCGGAAGCTCCCTCTCCGACCCATTCACATCCAATTGCTGAAGAGCGTTTAATTTTTCTTCTCTAACCTTTAGCTGGGTGTCATATTTAGTTTTTAGGACGGCCAGGTCGGCATCCAAGCTGTTGATCTTATCTTGCAATTTATGCCAGCGATCCATTTTGGGCTTAACCGCTTGAAATAAAGACGGGTTAAAGGTCGGCTTACCGCTTGGATCGTGATGCTCAGTAACTGGAAACTGAATTGTATTCAAAATGTCTTTTAATTGATTCACATCAACGATTTGTTGCGCTTCCCACTTTAAGTACAGGTTGTTCCAATTCTCCCATTCTTTTCTCTTTGACTGAACCGCCGCTTTTAGTTCCCTCAACTTGTCCTCGATTTGGGCCTGCTGCTCTTGGGCTTTTTCTTTCTTTGTCTGTGTTTCTAAATAGACCGCATGCTTTGTGTCCCAATCCTTAAGCGTAAAACCATCTTGCTTTAATTGGTCTAAGTCACTTCGGATTTCCTTTAGTGCCTTCTCTAATTCTTCAAGACGATGAAGCGTGGTCGCCCATTCCTCTGAGAGTGTTTTTTGATCTTGAAGCAATTGGGTTTGCTCCAATTGAAGGCCGCCTTCTTCTGTCTGAAGCTGTTCCAAACTCGTACTGCGCAATTCTTTCATGATTTGAGAAAGGTGATTGGTTTGACGAATCCTTTCTTGTACCTGGTCGATCCCAGTTTGGTAAACCTCCGTCTGGCGGGATAAAGTCGCTTTCCATTCCGTCCACTTTTCTTCATTAAAAGCCATCTCAAACCCAATTTCTTGGATCATCTCAAAGGGATACGTGATCGTCTGCGTCATTCTCTCCCTTATAAATAGGGGAACAGGGGCGTGAAGGAAGAGCTCTTTTATGCTCTGGTTCTGGCACTGCTTAAGATCCTGTTCAAGAATGACAACCCCATAAGGTAATAAAGGGAAATGGACTTTCATTTCAGCCTGTTCATCCATTGATAGCTGCTGAATTAATTCCGTCCCGTAATAAGCTTGCACCCCGGATTCTTTTAGCTGTTCAACCAGCTTTCGAACATCGTTATTTGGAATCCAGTAGTCATCATTCACAAGGGCTGTATCGAGTTGATGATTCCAATAATCCTTTTTCAGGTTATCTAAAGCGCGATCAAGCGCGGCCATTTCAGTAGTTAACGCTTGGTCAGCCGCTTCCCAATCATGATCCTTATAAGGTTGATACGCTTGGTCAAGCTGAAAATAATGCCCCCACTTTTTATGAAAGGCTTCCTCTGATTCGACTTGTTCGGCAATACGTTTTTGGCACCCTTCAAGCTCCTTCACTTTCTGCTTGATCGCCTGGTCAATGCCTCCTAATCGCTTACCCAAATCTTCTTTTTTGGCCTCTAAAGCTTTCCTCTCATTCGTCAGTGCCGTTTCTTCTTCCTCCCGTTTTTTCTTAGCCCTCAAAGTCCGGTTATAGACCGCTTCCGGATTTCGGTTAATCTCCGGGCCAAATTGCTGGGCCATGTGGATCGCCTGTTCATTATGGACTTTAATGGCTTCCGTAAAGCTATTTAACTTTCCCAAATTTTGCGAGCTGTTTCTCGTTTCCTGCTCTATTTTATTGTCTAAAACGTGAATCTCTTGATCGAATGAGTCTTTTAAATAATAATACTTTTCAATGTCTTCTTTTAAGGCAGCTTCGATCTCCTTCCAATGTTCTTTCAATTGGTGTTCAATCTGCTCACGCTCTTCCTTCTCCTCTTGCCCATGCTGTGAGTTTTCCAGCTCCCGAATCTGTTCTTCTATAGGATGTAATTGACGAGTCACTTCCTCATAATCCAGCCGCGCTATATCTATTTCGAGGTGATTCCTCTGATTTTTCAATTGAGCCAAGGCCTCTGTCGCATCACTCCACTGTTTTTGCAACTCAGCCAGTTTTTCCGACTTTCCAAGCTGTTCACGGTATTCGGAGGCGTACTCCAAATTTTGCTCCTGCCATTGATAATCTCTTCTTATCTGTTC
This region includes:
- a CDS encoding AAA family ATPase — translated: MIAVDEAPQDEQVQPITPYTERDFFYDVYMSREDYQTLKNLLFKKKNLIIQGAPGVGKTFAAERLAYSVMGEKDESRIKFIQFHQSYSYEDFIMGYRPNENGFSLSKGPCYEFCKDAEPDERPYFFILVK
- a CDS encoding DUF2075 domain-containing protein, whose protein sequence is MIIYNETSSKFLNHIYENKIGYVLKENVLAKMNKVVSQNELRSWENSLPQMAKVLRDASLKEDTHVLLEYKLPSSEKRIDFLITGQDGQGRKNAVIIELKQWQKAKVSEGNGIVRTFLGKRERETVHPSYQASSYKRYLLNFNESLYNDSTISLHSCAYLHNYIQDRIEEPLLDPRYSDYIQDSPLYFQFNDRDLAKNLGVLVERGNGKEIAETIENGKIKPSKKLVETVSSLIEGNEEFVLLDEQKVAYEKVISKYNDIKTGTDQKHVILIKGGPGTGKSVIGINLMGYLLKSSDYVEYITPNQAFREVLRKKLIGRSGHIEVRELFKGSAAYVEAPENYFDVLICDEAHRLKEHGHMKKKIPGENQATQIIRSSKVSVFFIDDFQKISKKDIGSVDLIKEEAKRFGAEIHEMELESQYRCSGSGNYIAWLDSLFNESGNEPLLEGDFDFKVVSNPNELKKEIVDQHGGRLLAGYAWDWNKTLVNGELPNDVVIEDYNFELPWNDPNRIDWAIHPDCAYQVGCIHTVQGLEMDYVGVIIGKDLGYDLEKQSLVVRREEFKDKGARPAKPKKGQADPLVDLVKNTYKTLMTRGMRGCYVYCCDKGLEKYLKDRS
- a CDS encoding nucleotide pyrophosphohydrolase: MREIYEKIIEFRDERGWKPYHNGKDLAISISLESNELLENFQWRSSEEAVKESKQNIKEEMADILIYLIQMADVLEIDLEEEVLQKLKKNAVKYPAE
- a CDS encoding NERD domain-containing protein, with the protein product MLFFILLIVFVAVLRLPAVKGFLGEAGVRRALKKLPEQDYLVLNDVMLPNQGKTTQVDHIVLSKYGIFVIETKNYKGWIIGKEKDRQWTQVIYKRKERFYNPIHQNYGHIKALETILSGVYEGDFHSIICFSDRATLKNIEVQSSDVKVIYSSQLLKTIFSYQQATNSSFEIQQLAEMIKSAAISNDRKAKKDHVRTIKTKQQEIKAKIQARQCPKCGGQLVKRKGKYGEFLGCSNYPKCRFIEKRAN
- a CDS encoding tetratricopeptide repeat protein encodes the protein MKRKNRPRVSDLINELAIASMESRQYEAALEQFQKAAQLKPSTQSLTNLAYFYYNEGVPTGDGAWEIKEQEAIQLLESVIQRKPRSHFPYSLLGQIYITEKQFDKATAVLLQAVSLKPIQPNLNNLGVCYYNQHRWSEAADCFKKAHLKRNRGDSLSPLLSYGVCLAKLGFYENARDTANQLLLYNQELKDDSIENIEDEIAYIFYMLDDYKRFAEIYSKLNLNHYAVEWFPPYFYALWKSEGTRNLENVSDDLIRHKKEEFQEALQDDDDNWEPGRRLEYMDEIQQDIDFIKTHVDRIKSGVRPELDYEPPIETGCYLFGCRRHNHPTYTDD
- a CDS encoding UPF0175 family protein gives rise to the protein MARKKRKRGHYCKGCGENRPNEKFNAKGRKQNLCKECQKLYRDEEDLFDSDDTFSFIAGYTDSGVPFGITHEEWEEMEEEEERRVKEIRFIYPDGMEEILHSIFLNQSTKQMLQSALAMTLFVTRKISMERAAFLTGVSLTDYLKLLHANGVSWQNELEDGYMEYRKSVPDLLELVDRIAKEGETDDETEEPSPRFRFNQ